The Arachis hypogaea cultivar Tifrunner chromosome 14, arahy.Tifrunner.gnm2.J5K5, whole genome shotgun sequence DNA window caaaataGTAATTAAGCTGATAATTATCTTTACAAGTAACATGAAAATATCCTCCTTTACTACTTTTAAATATCCTCCTTTACTACTTATAAATTTGATTCTTAATAAATCttttgacaaaataaaatatatcttatGAAATTAGTTAAATGGAATAAATAGACTAGTAACTACAAAAATAAGAGAATGTAATCTGAAACTGGGACCAGTCGAAGTCAGAGCATGACAGTGGGGACATTTCACATTCAATCGAAtatttaattgcttgatttccgAGAGGATATGGGTTATGTGGACCAATGCCTTCCATACAAATCTCCCACCATAGtaggataaaaaaattaaaacgcaTGTAATGTAACCTAACCATGTGTCACGTTTAACTGTTGGCTCAAGTTGTGTTGGGCGTTTTGAGTTTTGACTACGAAGTCCCGAAATCTCATTCATTTGCCGGTGAAGTCACTAACAGCATCATGTTGTCTAAAGTAAGATTACTCTAGAAACTAGAAAAGAATAGCTGTTCAATTATCTATTCACAAGACTCAAGGGGTAAACTTCAGATGAAATGCATAAACATAACCTACTTTACATTAATAATTCAATGACATAAGCCATGATATCCAATCCAATAGTATTTATACGTAACACCAAGCCAACGGTCACCGATTGAACACATGTTAGCACATCATAATAGCTTCTGATAAACAAAGAAAAGATATCCATAAGAGAACCATGGTGTACTATCACCAATATTTTTTACCTTAATCTAAACTATACCGCTAACATATTTTATCAAATCCCTAATTTGGTGACTAATCTTTGTATTGGACTATTCTGACTACAAAGTCAGTTTCCACCTGACCTCTGTATGAGGCTGATCTTGTTCTTTAGAACATCACAAAAGACAGCTCTGAAACCGTAACAAGCTTTGGCTATGCTAATGGAGAAACTTGATTTTGTGAAAAGATAcactgaagacatcaaaattcaatcggTTTTTTCTAGAAATACTGAGGGTACAGTTTGAATATCAAAAAAAATGTGAGAATCCTATCTACACCATCTCCAGTTCAGGAATTAGCTTGTATATATAATTTAACAGATTTACATCTTTCAGAATGCTTCTTCTCCACTTTTAAGGCCACAAAATGAGACATGGTTAAAGAACAGTTTTTGGGGATGAATTGTTCATATCCAAAGAGCAGCATCAACCTTGGCAGTAAGTACATCATTCTTAAAAGTGTCCCTCTCTCTTTTACTgcaataaaacaaaaaagaaataatccAATCTTAAAGGAACTTCTGATTCATGGCTGCAACTTATACCATGCAAGATTATACCTCATTATCACACAGCCAACCATGGTGTGTTTAGTCTCCTAAGCTGCTGTAATGAAGCTCAACACGTTACCCTACACCAGCATCCAAATGATCATCATAATCATCGAACGACTCTTTATCTTTAAAGAAGTATCCATCCTCTGGGGGCTTATAATCCTTCCCCCTCCAAACTACAATCTGTTCTTTATCAAAAGTCACCAGAATACAAGGGACCAGGTCCTGCATTAATAAATTTTAaggaacaaataaatttttactaCAGGGACAAAATCACAGACGAATACAAAGGGTGGCCCAGGGGGGCAAGGTCCCCCTAGAATTTTTATAAGCACTGATATATACATGTATATGgtataatatttttagaaaaatgttaTAAATTATGTCACAGATATATTGTCTAATTGAGGAAGTGTTTTAATATTTACATTGCTTTTAAAGATGTGGGCTAATCCACACACAAAAAATGCTTAAAAGTATCATGGGCCTAAGAGAACATGTTTCCCTTTTGAATTGAACCAactgaacaaaataaaaatatttcaagaGTTCAACCCGTGTGATCTTACTAAATTAATACAATACCCGTGTTACTCAAATCCCGAATTCATCCCTGTACACAATCATATTTGAACGTTGGTTCTGCTTTTCAAAACCCAAACAAACGCAATGAACATTTAAGTTCATCTGTTAGGGTCCACTTTTAAGCTATGCAACCTATGATAATAACTAGAACACAGATAAAGCACTGTAAAGCTAATTACAACAATAATCTaattagaaaagaaagaataaaataacaaaatcatCTTTACCCGGAGTTTGCAGCCGATTTTCTTGTAATCACTCCTCTCAAGACCCGTGCAGTCTATCCGAACCAATTCACTTGAGAGGAAAGCATCTCTGACCATTGGCACCAAATATGCATAATAACCATTTTTGGCTGCAATTCAATTCAGAGTCAATAACCTTTGCAGAAAGCATAAATAAAACTGGAATTAGAAAATATAGCAAGCATACCAAGTTTTGTTAACACGGGAACGGCTAGTcctctcttcctcatttctttaGTTTCCTCAATACTAAGACCCTCAATTGTTGTCTTAATCAGTCTAGGATAGACAGGTTCTTGGGGTTTCCACAGCATGAGAGGAATTACTGGCCTGTGATTGGGATTATAGTTCCTGCCTCTGTATAATATAATTGTACCCCCATGCCTGGAAATGACCTTTCCATATGTTTTGTCCTGTGACAAGTGCAAGAGAATTGCTTATGCTTGCATAACCAAGTAGCTTTTAAACATAGAGTGACACATAATCCAAGTATTCAACTATGGTTCAACCAGCATAGGTCCACACATATTAAACAGACCATAATAGAAAAATTCACTTCAGAAGGCTAGGTAGTTTTATGAACACAGAAGGGTATAGAAAGGTACGAACCTCAAGCTGGGTGCAAACATTTTTCATGTCAACAGTTGGAACGCCCATGCATTTGATCCTAACCACTTCAGAATATTTCCAATGCTTATGAATAACATCCAGCATGTTGTGGGTTAAGCCATCCCTACCTGTGACCAAAACAGAGTTCAtggtcaataaaaataaatatataaagagtAATCATTAAAGAACatatagtaaatttaaaaaaaaaattgttttctaaATTTATGTAGCAGTTCTCTAAGAGCATTAGGTCACAGGCAAGGTCAAATATCCCAAAAGCTGGATTAGAGTTTCAATTTAAATATATGTTAGAAAGAAGCATTTCACAGAGTTTAGTACATTtgcaatataatatatatgttagCAGATgtaaaaatttacctcctcagaTTACTAGTTTGGCAATATGTGTAATACATTTCCACAATAATTGGAAAGTAAATTGCTCTCTATATCCATGGGCTTATTCAattatcaaattctcaataccaCCAAAAACTTCCAAAGAAGCTAGTAACAGAAGGACCACCAGACATCCTGTTTTGTTAAgcaaaactttaaaaattttataatcacCAGACAAACCATTCAACAATTTAACATTAACCTTCCCTCTATTCTATATAACATAAGTTAGCCCTTACATTTTCCAATTCTCATACGATTTCACCAAAATCTCAGTAAAAAATTCATCCTCATATAGTAATAGTTGTAAGACAGACTTCAAAGTATCCCAATTATATAGTTTTAAACCATTACCACAAAAGCAGTCAACACATAAATACCATCATCCTTCATAAGTTAATATGACCTGTATACTAACTCAGCTACCgcctcaaaattcaaaattcaaattgaggATACAAAATGTAGGATAAATTTTCAATGTAACATAAAGGTAGTCCTCAAAGTATCCAACACTTAGACAAATTTTCATAGAAAATATCATCAAAATAAGTCATCCTCAGCATTATTTATTTTGGAAGGAAAAAGCCAACAAAGTATcctaatttcataatcttagaacATACAGGCAAAGGGAACCAATTTTCTACAACTAAGAAAACCCTAATTTTTCATACCTAGATTGATTTGCCTCTTGGTTTTTCCCCTTTCACCCTGCAAAACCAGCGCTTTCCTCTCAGCAGTGGAGAGAGGTTCCCCTTGAACCCAAcctctcctcttcttcctctggtGCTCCATCTTCGGCTCTTCTTTTGCCTCCAACAACTCTACCTTCGGGTCCACCGCAGGCGCACAAACCCCGGTCCAGGCCCGGTCCACCCTTCCAGGCCCAAATGGCGAGTACTTGGGCCCCCTAAGCCCGATAGGCCTCACCTTCGCACTGCTCTCCGTGTAGCTGAACCGGAAATCGAACGGCAGGTCAGAACGAACCGGTTTGCGTCCGTTTCGGTCCAGAGACGAAGGCGGACGGTACCTTGGTTTTGGTTTTTTCTTGTTTGGTTTCGTTGGAATATCATCGTTTTGGGATTCGGGGGAGAGAGAAGGTGGTGGAGTGAATGTGTAGCGCTCGTGGAGtttggaggtggtggttctggtggTGGCGGAAGAGAGGTGGCGCGTGAGGAGCGTGGCAATGGGGAAATTTTTTTGGCGGGCGAGGAAGGGTGTAAGGAAGGACATTAGGGTTTAAGGTGCATTTAGATGTCTCCTGTCCTGTGTGGTTTATGGGAATTTTAGAAACTTCATTATACATTTGTGACTCATGGATGGTTTaattaacctataattttattaaatttataattatatttttataattttttaaattaaattttaaattattttaattttttaaatagagctttattattaataaatattaaaaaatatttataaaatattaaatttattattatacttattctgtatttttttttcattctaatattttttttacggtAATAACAAAAAACAGATGGTATTTTTAGATTCAATgaataaatagtttaattaattttttttaaaaaataacttaaataataaatacttatattaaaaataatttataaataaattattttgtatttaattttttaattttaaaaaatgtgaaaaaattttttttattataatttatgagagaaattattttttttaatttctctgtaaatacttaaatagttttttaaaaaattacgatttaattttaaaaattacatcagatattaatattattacttttcacaagtcaaaaattcaaaaaaaataatttttaaatactatatggtagctacaaaAAATTCTTTAGTACTGAATTGAAGTATTTGGGAGGAACAAATTGTCCTAGCACAATATTGTCAATAATTTCTGACTATTGCATGGGAAGAAATTCATCTCCGAAGTATTTTTCCTTTCAATATTTTTCTATTAGAGCTTCGTTCATTCTTTTTATCGAGCATAATGATGCGAATCGAGctttaatgaatttaaatatgCAACGCCAAGCAGTTCCACTTTTTCAATCAGGACCCTTAATCATACATTTATACTCTAATAATTATTTTGTCTAA harbors:
- the LOC112743973 gene encoding CRS2-associated factor 1, mitochondrial, with product MSFLTPFLARQKNFPIATLLTRHLSSATTRTTTSKLHERYTFTPPPSLSPESQNDDIPTKPNKKKPKPRYRPPSSLDRNGRKPVRSDLPFDFRFSYTESSAKVRPIGLRGPKYSPFGPGRVDRAWTGVCAPAVDPKVELLEAKEEPKMEHQRKKRRGWVQGEPLSTAERKALVLQGERGKTKRQINLGRDGLTHNMLDVIHKHWKYSEVVRIKCMGVPTVDMKNVCTQLEDKTYGKVISRHGGTIILYRGRNYNPNHRPVIPLMLWKPQEPVYPRLIKTTIEGLSIEETKEMRKRGLAVPVLTKLAKNGYYAYLVPMVRDAFLSSELVRIDCTGLERSDYKKIGCKLRDLVPCILVTFDKEQIVVWRGKDYKPPEDGYFFKDKESFDDYDDHLDAGVG